Proteins encoded within one genomic window of Natator depressus isolate rNatDep1 chromosome 1, rNatDep2.hap1, whole genome shotgun sequence:
- the CCNA1 gene encoding cyclin-A1, whose protein sequence is MHHNDKSGISQGESWEIRRVAAGPYSNQNPPQRAVLGLLTENGQCLRACGQGTTIVRHFSGSENAFPPSGKNIFPSCMVNVTSKQGFAIYVDEPEQKDRCSCTVVEEVEPSQCEVDTSTMKPNIHLLLDLSTGSPMLVDTSFQSQHEVHMDNNVDIMNVGDYAEDIHQYLREAEIRYRPKPYYMRKQPDITSGMRAILVDWLVEVGQEYKLRTETLYLAVNFLDRFLSCMSVLRGKLQLVGTAAILLAAKYEEIYPPEVEEFVYITDDTYTKRQLLRMEHLLLKVLAFDLTVPTINQFLLQYLQRHGVCVRTENFAKYVAELSLLEADPFLKYLPSQTAAAAYCLANYTVNRHFWPETLAAFTGYSLSELVPCLSDLHKACLDASHRPQQAIKEKYKLSKYMHVSFMETPAVLPLQ, encoded by the exons ATGCATCACAACGATAAGAGTGGGATCTCCCAAGGTGAAAGTTGGGAGATCCGCCGGGTTGCAGCTGGGCCTTATTCCAACCAAAATCCACCACAGCGGGCTGTGCTTGGGCTGCTGACTGAGAATGGGCAGTGTTTGAGGGCATGTGGCCAG GGTACCACCATAGTCAGACACTTCTCTGGCTCTGAAAATGCTTTCCCTCCCTCTGGAAAGAATATATTCCCTAGCTGTATGGTCAATGTAACATCCAAGCAAGGGTTTGCTATATATGTAGATGAACCAGAGCAAAAAGACAGATGCAGCTGCACAGTTGTAGAAGAGGTGGAACCTAGCCAGTGTGAAGTGGATACTAGCACAATGAAACCCAATATTCATCTGTTGTTGGATTTGAGTACAG GTTCTCCTATGTTGGTGGATACATCATTCCAGTCACAACATGAAGTTCATATGGATAACAATGTGGATATAATGAATGTGGGAGACTATGCAGAAGACATTCATCAGTACCTTAGAGAAGCTGAA ATAAGATACAGGCCAAAACCATATTACATGCGAAAGCAGCCAGACATCACATCAGGGATGCGTGCAATCTtggtggactggctggtggaagTTGGGCAAGAATACAAACTTCGTACTGAAACACTGTACCTAGCTGTCAACTTTCTGGACAGGTTTCTTTCCTGCATGTCTGTCCTCAGAGGGAAGCTGCAGCTTGTGGGAACAGCAGCAATTCTTCTGGCTGC GAAATATGAAGAGATCTACCCTCCAGAGGTAGAAGAGTTTGTGTATATAACAGATGATACTTACACAAAGAGACAGTTATTAAGAATGGAACACCTGCTCCTGAAAGTACTGGCTTTTGACTTGACAGTACCAACTATCAACCAGTTTCTCCTTCAGTATTTACAGAGACATGGAGTCTGTGTCAGGACAGAGAACTTTGCAAAG TATGTAGCAGAGTTGAGTCTCTTGGAAGCTGATCCATTTCTGAAGTACCTTCCTTCACAAACTGCTGCAGCAGCTTACTGTCTAGCAAATTACACTGTGAACAGGCATTTCTGG CCAGAAACACTTGCTGCATTCACTGGGTATTCGCTAAGCGAGCTAGTGCCTTGTCTGAGTGATCTACATAAAGCATGCCTTGATGCTTCTCATCGACCACAGCAAGCAATTAAAGAGAAGTACAAGCTGTCAAA GTACATGCACGTATCCTTTATGGAGACACCAGCAGTTCTTCCTCTGCAATAA